Proteins found in one Methylophaga thalassica genomic segment:
- a CDS encoding chemotaxis protein CheW, which translates to MTLHSAQAANAGKASEKTQVFTFFIEDMMFGLNVDYVLMLGQDVDSVQKVPVEERGLKGVIKYQGIVVPVLDFAHRVGVNSGIDSKAKIIAELKLHEQELNEWVNALEMAVKNSSEFTYSTDLKKSQFSQWRKQFQTRDDTLMELLSLFDVTQQTLYEMAERLLTLSNSGNSQDAMELLRRERGATIQRMSTLFARAVEHLQAAMRQVLLFVTEDGKTPRFALLIDEINDVISYDASEFQASNAGALAQLSQIAKVLDGIYTRDNSPDCLYFNIDKLIDEPILVT; encoded by the coding sequence ATGACACTGCATTCTGCTCAGGCGGCTAATGCCGGTAAGGCATCAGAGAAGACTCAGGTTTTCACCTTCTTTATCGAAGACATGATGTTTGGTCTCAATGTCGATTATGTGCTGATGCTGGGGCAGGATGTCGACTCCGTTCAAAAGGTCCCGGTGGAAGAACGTGGTCTGAAAGGGGTGATTAAATATCAGGGTATTGTGGTGCCGGTATTGGATTTTGCCCACCGGGTGGGTGTTAACTCTGGTATCGATAGTAAGGCCAAAATCATCGCCGAATTGAAGCTGCATGAGCAGGAGCTCAATGAGTGGGTCAATGCGCTGGAAATGGCCGTCAAAAATAGCAGTGAATTCACATACTCTACAGACTTGAAAAAAAGCCAATTTAGTCAATGGCGAAAACAGTTTCAAACCAGAGATGACACTTTGATGGAGTTATTGTCTTTGTTTGATGTGACTCAGCAGACACTCTATGAAATGGCAGAACGTTTGCTTACACTGAGCAATAGTGGCAACAGTCAGGATGCAATGGAATTATTGCGCCGCGAACGTGGTGCCACCATCCAGCGCATGAGTACATTATTTGCTCGTGCTGTTGAGCATTTACAAGCTGCTATGAGACAAGTCTTGTTATTCGTGACTGAAGATGGAAAAACGCCCAGATTTGCATTGTTGATAGACGAAATAAACGATGTGATTAGCTATGACGCGAGTGAGTTTCAGGCTAGTAATGCGGGCGCCCTGGCTCAGTTAAGTCAGATAGCAAAAGTACTGGATGGTATCTATACACGAGACAATAGCCCCGATTGTCTTTATTTCAATATTGATAAACTGATTGATGAGCCAATCTTAGTCACCTAA
- the zigA gene encoding zinc metallochaperone GTPase ZigA, which translates to MKTNDKRLPVTVLSGFLGAGKTTVLNHILNNREGRKVAVIVNDMSEINIDAQQLNNEVDFNRAEEKLVEMSNGCICCTLREDLLIEVKRLADEGRFDYLVIESTGISEPLPVAETFTFADEEGESLSTIARLDTMVTVVDAVNFLKDFREAQLLQDTGEHLGEDDMRSVADLLIEQVEFCDVILISKTDLCSTAELNELTSILRSLNTLAEIIPLKHGQVPLEKVLATHKFDFDKASQAPGWLQEARGEHIPETQEYGISSFSYTARKPFHPQKFYEFLHQEWPCGKLIRSKGYFWLASRPQFAGQWNQAGGIAHHGFAGMFWKAVPTERWPQDDASIEVIMENWQEPFGDMRQELVFIGQNLNETQVKKQLDACLLTDEELLAGKSMWQTLPDPFPAWQMQ; encoded by the coding sequence ATGAAGACAAACGATAAGCGCCTGCCAGTGACTGTTTTGTCAGGTTTTCTTGGCGCAGGCAAAACCACCGTACTCAACCATATCCTGAATAATCGTGAGGGTAGGAAAGTCGCGGTTATTGTGAATGATATGAGTGAAATTAATATTGATGCTCAGCAATTAAATAACGAAGTGGATTTTAATCGGGCAGAAGAAAAGCTGGTTGAAATGAGCAATGGTTGTATTTGCTGCACTTTACGTGAGGATTTGCTGATTGAAGTCAAACGTTTGGCAGATGAAGGTCGGTTTGATTATCTGGTGATTGAATCAACCGGTATATCCGAACCCTTACCCGTCGCCGAGACGTTTACTTTTGCTGATGAAGAAGGGGAAAGTTTATCGACGATTGCCCGTTTAGATACGATGGTAACGGTGGTCGATGCCGTCAACTTTTTAAAAGATTTCCGTGAAGCGCAGTTATTACAAGATACTGGCGAACATCTCGGTGAAGACGATATGCGTAGTGTGGCGGATCTGTTAATAGAACAAGTCGAATTCTGCGACGTGATTCTAATCAGCAAAACTGACTTATGTAGCACCGCAGAGTTGAATGAGCTGACATCCATACTCAGAAGCTTAAATACGCTCGCCGAAATTATTCCCCTGAAACATGGCCAGGTACCACTGGAAAAAGTTCTGGCCACACATAAGTTTGATTTTGATAAAGCGTCACAAGCACCAGGCTGGTTACAAGAGGCCCGTGGTGAGCATATTCCTGAAACGCAAGAGTATGGCATTAGTAGTTTTTCATATACAGCACGCAAGCCTTTTCATCCGCAGAAGTTTTATGAGTTTCTGCATCAGGAGTGGCCGTGTGGAAAATTAATCCGGTCTAAGGGATATTTCTGGTTAGCCAGTCGCCCGCAGTTTGCCGGGCAATGGAATCAGGCCGGTGGTATTGCCCATCATGGTTTCGCGGGTATGTTCTGGAAGGCTGTCCCTACTGAACGCTGGCCACAAGATGATGCATCAATTGAAGTCATTATGGAGAACTGGCAAGAACCCTTTGGTGATATGCGTCAGGAGTTGGTTTTTATCGGACAGAATCTCAATGAAACTCAGGTCAAAAAGCAATTAGATGCTTGCTTATTGACGGATGAAGAACTATTAGCGGGTAAGTCAATGTGGCAGACATTACCTGACCCCTTTCCTGCGTGGCAAATGCAATGA
- a CDS encoding O-succinylhomoserine sulfhydrylase — MTDKYDNKGFATKAVRVGHKRTAESEQSEPIFPTSSFVFESAEQAAARFGGDEPGNIYSRFTNPTVRTFEQRLAALEGGESCVATSSGMSAILSTMMALLSAGDHIVSSMSIFGTTRVLFDKYLSKFGVSTSYVKLIDLDDWKAAITPETKMLFLETPSNPMNEIADLEALSELAKANDCLLVVDNCFCTPALQRPLEFGADIVVHSATKYIDGQGRCIGGAVVGDAKRVGEDVYGFLRTAGPTMSPFNAWTFLKGLETLDLRMKAHSASALEVASWLESQPLVSHVFYSGLPSHPQHELAKKQQSAFGGIIAFEIKGGKKDAWSLINALEWLSITANLGDSKTTITHPATTTHGRLTEEARAAAGITDGMLRLSIGLESVDDIKADLARGFAAIK; from the coding sequence ATGACAGATAAATATGACAATAAAGGCTTTGCCACCAAAGCCGTTCGAGTTGGTCACAAAAGAACAGCCGAATCTGAACAGTCTGAACCTATATTCCCAACGTCCAGCTTTGTCTTCGAAAGTGCAGAGCAAGCTGCAGCACGATTTGGTGGTGATGAGCCGGGTAATATCTATTCTCGTTTTACTAATCCCACCGTTCGCACATTTGAACAGCGTTTAGCTGCTTTGGAAGGTGGTGAGTCCTGTGTTGCTACTTCATCTGGCATGTCGGCGATTTTATCGACAATGATGGCCTTATTATCAGCCGGTGATCATATCGTTTCGTCGATGAGTATTTTCGGCACTACACGTGTGTTGTTTGATAAATATTTATCCAAGTTTGGTGTCAGCACCAGCTATGTGAAGCTGATTGATTTAGATGACTGGAAAGCCGCTATTACGCCAGAAACAAAAATGCTGTTTTTAGAAACGCCTTCTAATCCAATGAATGAAATTGCAGATTTGGAAGCGCTTTCTGAGCTTGCCAAGGCCAATGATTGTTTATTGGTTGTCGATAACTGTTTCTGTACGCCGGCATTACAAAGACCGTTGGAGTTTGGCGCTGATATCGTTGTGCATTCAGCTACAAAATACATCGATGGCCAGGGCCGTTGTATTGGTGGTGCGGTGGTTGGCGATGCTAAACGTGTTGGTGAAGACGTATATGGTTTCTTGCGTACAGCAGGACCGACGATGAGTCCATTCAATGCCTGGACCTTCCTCAAAGGTCTGGAAACCCTGGATCTCAGAATGAAAGCCCATTCTGCGTCAGCACTTGAGGTAGCAAGCTGGCTAGAGTCGCAACCTTTAGTAAGCCATGTGTTTTACTCAGGCTTACCATCGCATCCACAGCACGAATTAGCTAAGAAACAGCAGTCAGCATTTGGTGGCATTATTGCTTTTGAAATCAAAGGCGGTAAGAAGGATGCATGGTCTCTCATTAACGCTTTGGAGTGGCTGTCTATCACCGCGAACTTAGGTGATAGCAAAACGACCATCACGCATCCTGCAACAACAACACATGGACGTCTCACTGAAGAAGCACGCGCTGCAGCTGGCATCACTGATGGAATGTTACGACTCTCTATCGGCCTTGAAAGTGTGGATGATATTAAAGCGGATTTAGCCCGCGGCTTTGCTGCTATTAAATAA
- a CDS encoding MerC domain-containing protein yields MKDNIAIACSGLCLVHCVITSMLMGLAALGAVSAWLDSPWIHQVMLVPVILFALLSLPFAYIRHGNHVPMILVVLGISAMVSTFFLPEHYEFWITIPSALAIMSGHFWNRKLVTKKSLVMEPSNG; encoded by the coding sequence ATGAAAGACAATATTGCAATTGCTTGTTCAGGCTTGTGCTTAGTGCATTGTGTTATTACATCGATGTTGATGGGGTTAGCGGCATTAGGTGCTGTCAGTGCCTGGCTGGACTCACCCTGGATACATCAGGTGATGTTAGTACCGGTTATATTATTTGCTCTGTTGAGCTTACCTTTTGCCTATATTAGGCATGGTAATCATGTCCCCATGATTCTAGTGGTTCTGGGAATCAGTGCCATGGTGTCGACCTTTTTTCTGCCCGAGCATTATGAGTTCTGGATTACGATTCCATCGGCGCTTGCGATTATGAGTGGGCATTTCTGGAATCGTAAGTTAGTCACTAAAAAATCCTTAGTGATGGAGCCAAGTAATGGATGA
- a CDS encoding tautomerase family protein: MIIIYGIKERLNPIKAQLSDVIHRCMQTVLGLPEDKRAHRFIPMDKDDFYYPGGRTDAYTVIEIHMMSGRQVDTQKQLIKTLFQEIETQLFISPSDIEITIHEQAPYQWGFRGMTGDEARDLNYKVNV, from the coding sequence ATGATTATTATTTACGGTATTAAAGAGAGGCTTAATCCAATTAAAGCGCAGTTATCAGATGTTATTCATCGATGTATGCAGACTGTGTTGGGATTACCTGAAGATAAACGGGCTCATCGCTTTATTCCGATGGATAAAGATGATTTCTATTATCCCGGCGGACGAACAGACGCTTATACGGTGATAGAAATTCATATGATGTCAGGGCGACAAGTTGATACACAAAAACAATTGATTAAGACTTTATTCCAAGAAATTGAAACACAGCTTTTTATCTCTCCCAGTGATATTGAGATCACTATTCACGAACAGGCACCTTATCAGTGGGGATTTCGAGGTATGACAGGAGATGAAGCCAGAGATCTCAATTATAAGGTGAATGTCTGA
- a CDS encoding FAD-dependent oxidoreductase: MTEQVHDVAIIGGGVCGTALMYLLTEYTDIQHIALVEKYDHVAKVNSNGRNNSQTLHCGDIETNYTLEKAAKVKAAAQMIVNYADELAERDEIIFKYPKMVLGVGEKECAMLRERFERFRTVFTSMQLLEKEQIAEIEPNVVMVDGKMREEPCVALAVLDEYSAVDYQRLAESFVEQAQKRTDKDLKLFLNSHVEDIIEKDGVFSIVTQNAVIKAKTVVVSAGGHSLLLAQQMGYGLEFSCLPVAGSFYFTPPLLNGKVYTVQNDKLPFAAVHGDPDVLIEGKTRFGPTALLLPMLERYNSKTFFEFLRVLKLDSRVMKVFWDLFKVKDIRNYILKNFLFEVPLLRRWLFMKDARKIVPSLQLKDVTFAKGFGGVRPQLIDKKSSQLMLGEAKINPGTGIVFNMTPSPGATSCLENAELDLRFVCGRLGAQIDETRLRADLH; this comes from the coding sequence ATGACAGAACAAGTCCATGATGTAGCCATTATCGGTGGTGGCGTATGCGGTACAGCACTGATGTATTTGCTCACTGAATACACCGATATACAACATATCGCTCTGGTTGAAAAATACGACCATGTTGCCAAAGTGAACTCTAACGGCAGAAATAATAGTCAGACGCTTCACTGCGGTGATATTGAAACGAATTACACCCTTGAGAAAGCCGCAAAGGTCAAAGCCGCGGCCCAGATGATTGTCAACTATGCTGATGAGCTGGCAGAACGTGATGAAATCATTTTTAAATACCCCAAAATGGTATTGGGCGTGGGTGAAAAAGAGTGTGCCATGTTACGTGAGCGTTTCGAACGTTTCCGCACCGTCTTCACTTCAATGCAGCTGCTGGAAAAAGAGCAAATCGCTGAGATCGAACCCAATGTGGTGATGGTCGATGGCAAGATGCGTGAAGAACCTTGTGTGGCATTGGCTGTGTTAGATGAATATTCAGCAGTGGATTACCAGCGTTTGGCTGAAAGCTTTGTCGAACAGGCACAAAAGCGAACAGATAAAGATCTCAAGCTATTTCTGAACAGTCACGTTGAAGACATCATTGAAAAAGATGGTGTGTTTTCAATTGTTACCCAGAACGCGGTTATCAAAGCCAAAACAGTCGTCGTTTCTGCTGGTGGACACAGCCTGCTATTAGCCCAGCAAATGGGATATGGTCTTGAATTCTCCTGTTTACCCGTTGCCGGTAGTTTCTATTTCACTCCGCCCTTACTCAATGGCAAGGTTTACACTGTACAAAACGACAAATTGCCTTTTGCCGCAGTGCATGGGGATCCAGATGTGTTGATTGAGGGTAAGACTCGCTTTGGACCCACTGCGTTGTTATTACCCATGCTGGAACGCTACAACAGCAAAACCTTTTTTGAGTTCTTACGTGTATTAAAGCTGGATTCACGAGTGATGAAAGTCTTCTGGGATTTGTTTAAGGTCAAAGACATTCGTAACTACATTCTGAAAAACTTCCTGTTTGAAGTACCACTGCTACGCCGCTGGTTGTTTATGAAAGATGCACGAAAAATCGTACCTTCTCTGCAATTAAAAGATGTCACCTTTGCCAAAGGTTTTGGCGGTGTTCGTCCTCAGTTAATTGATAAAAAATCATCTCAATTGATGCTGGGCGAAGCGAAAATCAACCCGGGTACAGGTATCGTCTTTAATATGACTCCTTCACCAGGAGCGACCAGTTGTCTGGAAAACGCCGAACTGGATTTACGATTTGTGTGTGGGCGACTTGGGGCACAGATAGATGAAACCCGTTTAAGAGCTGACCTGCACTGA
- a CDS encoding TraR/DksA C4-type zinc finger protein translates to MDEKALLAMDQADYMNAEQLAFFDARLLELRQETLDEIEASKVDINYERVSDVSDRATLEEEAQLALRLADRKRQLIPKIDKARQRIRQGDYGYCIESGEPIGLARLLIRPTAEYSTDIKNINEKRERRYEDKR, encoded by the coding sequence ATGGATGAAAAAGCCTTGTTGGCTATGGACCAAGCTGACTATATGAATGCTGAGCAGTTAGCTTTTTTTGATGCCAGGTTGCTTGAGTTGAGGCAAGAGACACTGGATGAAATTGAAGCATCAAAGGTGGACATTAACTATGAAAGAGTCAGTGATGTATCGGATCGAGCGACTCTGGAAGAAGAGGCTCAGCTTGCATTAAGACTGGCCGATCGTAAGCGTCAGCTGATTCCTAAAATTGACAAAGCCAGGCAGCGGATACGCCAAGGAGATTACGGCTATTGCATAGAAAGTGGGGAACCGATTGGCTTAGCACGGCTATTGATTAGGCCAACGGCAGAATACAGTACCGATATCAAGAATATAAATGAAAAAAGAGAACGACGTTATGAAGACAAACGATAA
- a CDS encoding vWA domain-containing protein encodes MLDFLKIALPLALLVTIPTKLAQAAETPSSDVRVVIDVSGSMKKNDPKNLRAPALRMLVGLMPDDANSGVWTFAKMVNMLVPWQKVDDDWRQKAIEKSSKIHSLGLYTNIELALEKATKTGIKNDPKQRQSLILLSDGFVDLQPGQKASEASRQRILNAIVPRLKAANLAVHTIALSDNADHELLKAISMETDGWYQQANTADDLQRIFLHMFEKATQPDTVPLADNQFKIDSSVNEMTVLAFRKAGSAETQLKAPDGRTLTELDQSDKLRWLHEDSFDLITIENPATGEWRIDAQLDPDNRVMVVTDMKLETSDLPNNVLKGEKFDFHATLTDHGKPITRNDFLELVDGSLKQNSELEEKQLSMTLDPQKSQFNAKLGEEFTAGRQDVIVTLKSATFERQRRQSINVIAAPYYVDSERLPGDSRSHRIQVQVEPTLIKQDSLSIKALLREENGSEWPYEMQKTDTNNWQLTLTELTKDADYELSLQLRGETPEGRPVFLQAEPITLKDELALEPAAELFDEELAPILEPITGEDAADVDIMPLDDDLMLSEDNEESGISISDNTKLLIGNAIILALLIAGVIWWRRQNAATAAVGDML; translated from the coding sequence ATGTTAGATTTCTTAAAGATCGCATTGCCATTAGCTTTGTTGGTGACTATACCAACAAAGCTTGCACAAGCGGCTGAAACACCCAGTAGTGATGTTCGTGTTGTGATAGATGTCTCGGGCAGCATGAAAAAGAATGATCCCAAAAACCTGCGAGCACCTGCGCTGAGAATGTTAGTGGGGCTCATGCCAGATGACGCAAATTCAGGGGTATGGACCTTTGCTAAGATGGTCAATATGCTGGTGCCATGGCAAAAAGTTGATGATGACTGGCGACAAAAAGCGATTGAAAAATCCTCAAAAATTCACTCCCTTGGTCTCTATACTAATATCGAGCTAGCCTTAGAAAAAGCCACAAAAACAGGCATAAAAAACGATCCTAAACAACGTCAAAGCTTGATTTTATTGTCTGATGGTTTTGTTGATTTGCAACCAGGACAAAAAGCCAGCGAAGCCTCTCGCCAGCGCATCCTCAATGCGATTGTGCCTAGACTAAAAGCGGCGAATCTCGCCGTTCACACCATTGCCCTGTCAGATAATGCCGATCATGAACTGCTGAAAGCTATCTCAATGGAAACGGATGGCTGGTATCAACAAGCCAATACGGCTGATGATTTGCAACGTATTTTCTTACATATGTTTGAGAAAGCCACCCAGCCAGACACTGTCCCTCTCGCTGATAATCAGTTCAAAATCGATAGCAGTGTCAATGAAATGACAGTGCTGGCTTTTCGAAAAGCAGGCTCAGCAGAAACACAACTTAAAGCACCTGACGGTAGAACCCTCACCGAGTTGGACCAATCAGATAAATTGCGTTGGTTACATGAAGATAGTTTTGATCTGATTACCATTGAAAACCCGGCGACGGGCGAGTGGCGAATTGATGCTCAGCTTGATCCGGATAACAGGGTAATGGTTGTCACGGATATGAAACTGGAAACCAGTGATTTACCTAATAATGTGCTGAAAGGGGAAAAGTTCGATTTTCACGCGACATTAACTGATCACGGAAAACCCATTACACGAAACGATTTTCTTGAGTTGGTTGACGGCTCACTCAAACAAAATTCTGAGCTGGAAGAAAAGCAGTTGTCGATGACATTGGACCCACAAAAAAGTCAGTTTAATGCCAAATTGGGTGAAGAGTTCACCGCTGGACGTCAGGATGTGATTGTCACCTTGAAAAGTGCGACGTTTGAACGTCAGAGACGCCAAAGTATCAATGTGATAGCAGCGCCTTACTATGTTGATTCGGAACGTCTACCTGGTGATAGTCGAAGTCATCGTATACAGGTTCAGGTCGAACCTACCCTAATAAAACAAGATTCTTTGTCGATAAAAGCATTATTAAGAGAAGAAAATGGTAGCGAGTGGCCATACGAGATGCAGAAAACGGATACGAACAATTGGCAGCTGACATTAACTGAACTCACGAAAGATGCCGATTACGAATTATCGCTTCAGTTACGCGGTGAAACGCCTGAAGGACGTCCGGTTTTTTTACAGGCTGAGCCTATCACGTTGAAAGATGAATTAGCGCTTGAACCAGCTGCTGAATTATTTGATGAAGAACTTGCTCCCATTCTGGAACCGATTACAGGTGAAGATGCAGCTGACGTCGATATTATGCCCTTGGATGATGACTTGATGCTAAGTGAGGATAATGAAGAATCAGGTATCTCAATATCTGATAACACAAAACTTCTGATAGGTAATGCCATTATCTTAGCTCTACTGATAGCTGGCGTTATTTGGTGGCGAAGACAGAATGCAGCAACCGCAGCGGTGGGAGATATGCTTTGA
- the greB gene encoding transcription elongation factor GreB yields MASSPYITAEGYAELNQELTARWARRRDVVKALSAAAAEGDRSENAEYIYRKKELREIDRRIRYLQKRLPDLKVVDQAPDNKDHIFFAAWVTVETEEGDEKEYRIVGPDEIDASKGYISIDSPLARKLLGKTIDDEVVIEVAGQKKVYFVLAIRY; encoded by the coding sequence ATGGCATCTTCACCGTATATTACTGCCGAAGGCTACGCAGAGCTGAACCAAGAACTCACTGCGCGTTGGGCACGACGCCGTGATGTGGTGAAAGCGCTTTCAGCGGCGGCAGCTGAGGGAGACCGTTCTGAGAATGCTGAATATATTTACCGTAAAAAAGAATTACGTGAGATCGACCGTCGAATTCGTTATTTGCAAAAAAGATTACCTGATTTGAAAGTGGTGGATCAGGCGCCCGATAATAAAGATCATATTTTTTTCGCTGCCTGGGTCACTGTTGAGACAGAAGAGGGTGATGAAAAGGAATATCGCATTGTCGGCCCGGATGAGATTGATGCCTCAAAAGGCTATATCAGTATTGATTCGCCATTAGCGCGAAAGTTACTGGGTAAGACGATAGATGATGAGGTAGTCATTGAGGTTGCTGGTCAGAAAAAAGTCTACTTTGTCTTGGCAATACGCTATTAG
- a CDS encoding methyl-accepting chemotaxis protein encodes MLQTVRDGLLQSATSLREERETLDQLKEIFAQTTQAVEKLNQRAETINAHANESITVVGVLDKTANDINVLVATIQEISEQTNLLALNAAIEAARAGDAGRGFAVVADEVRNLASKAHDASDKIESLVSQVLNQTRKERLRKPGHHLILIVLFPSVFVKQWLWKIRKR; translated from the coding sequence ATGCTTCAAACTGTCCGTGATGGATTATTACAGAGTGCAACAAGTCTTAGGGAAGAGAGAGAAACGCTGGATCAGTTAAAAGAGATTTTTGCTCAGACCACACAAGCCGTTGAGAAATTAAATCAACGAGCTGAAACCATTAATGCTCATGCAAATGAGAGTATTACAGTTGTTGGGGTGCTAGATAAAACAGCTAACGATATCAATGTATTGGTTGCCACCATTCAAGAAATCTCAGAGCAAACTAACTTACTCGCGTTAAATGCTGCGATCGAGGCCGCCAGGGCCGGTGATGCCGGTCGAGGTTTTGCTGTTGTTGCCGATGAAGTCAGAAATCTTGCCTCAAAAGCCCATGATGCCAGTGACAAGATTGAATCATTAGTCAGTCAGGTTCTAAATCAGACCAGAAAAGAACGGCTAAGGAAGCCTGGCCACCATCTGATTTTAATAGTCCTCTTTCCGTCAGTGTTTGTAAAACAATGGCTGTGGAAGATAAGGAAAAGATAA